One part of the Glycine soja cultivar W05 chromosome 11, ASM419377v2, whole genome shotgun sequence genome encodes these proteins:
- the LOC114375545 gene encoding uncharacterized protein LOC114375545 isoform X1: MKSSPHHLPCNKQGIGKRVLRCKLGFLTMSIDYFKQDIDELIGEFTQDESTTLAEIKRVWLSRKFSYIYEARPSANLAFFMQSLYAHCIGYMVGTATLSHRLGGLYCLYCLYETQPFNPSFKVYLSLGELKKLRILVADAKANDIKVALALVKRMLERNTFLFGSVDLMEGCVTETVNELQQLQNARIQVAYEKLFDSTSIDNYIQMDLGLEVDLDLLKKKSSGYATAKNVAIQEASNILDVENIKHLQKDKELIGDVVEKVANDWHVQKQTFYKQTGLGDDAYEKELEQLLLEQHPHDGNS, from the exons ATGAAATCAAGCCCACATCATCTCCCATGTAATAAGCAAGGGATTGGGAAAAG AGTTCTCAGGTGCAAATTAGGGTTCTTAACCATGAGTATTGATTATTTCAAGCAGGACATTGATGAACTTATCGGTGAATTCACCCAG GATGAGTCAACAACTTTGGCTGAGATAAAAAGAGTATGGCTTTCTAGGAAGTTCTCCTACATTTATGAAGCTCGTCCTTCTGCCAACCTGGCCTTCTTTATGCAATCACTGTATGCTCATTGTATAG GTTACATGGTTGGTACCGCAACTTTATCTCACAGATTAGGTGGCCTTTACTGCCTCTACTGTCTTTATGAGACTCAACCATTTAATCCTTCTTTTAAGGTCTATCTATCCCTTG GAGAATTAAAGAAACTTAGAATCCTTGTTGCTGATGCAAAAGCAAATGATATTAAAGTAGCACTTGCTTTAGTAAAAAGAATGCTTGAAAGAAACACATTCCTTTTTGGCTCTGTTGACTTGATGGAAGGTTGTGTCACAGAGACAGTAAATGAACTCCAACAATTACAGAATGCCCGTATTCAAGTTGCATATGAAAA GTTATTTGATAGCACTTCAATTGACAACTACATCCAGATGGACCTT GGCTTGGAAGTTGACCTTGATTTGCTGAAGAAAAAGTCATCTGGATATGCCACGGCCAAGAATGTGGCTATTCAAG AGGCGAGCAATATTTTAGACGTTGAAAACATAAAGCACTTACAAAAAGATAAGGAACTGATAGGAGATGTTGTGGAGAAGGTTGCTAACGACTGGCACGTTCAGAAACAAACATTTTATAAACAAACAGGATTGGGGGACGATGCATATGAGAAGGAACTGGAGCAATTACTTCTAGAGCAGCATCCACATGATGGAAACTCTTAA
- the LOC114375545 gene encoding uncharacterized protein LOC114375545 isoform X2, protein MSIDYFKQDIDELIGEFTQDESTTLAEIKRVWLSRKFSYIYEARPSANLAFFMQSLYAHCIGYMVGTATLSHRLGGLYCLYCLYETQPFNPSFKVYLSLGELKKLRILVADAKANDIKVALALVKRMLERNTFLFGSVDLMEGCVTETVNELQQLQNARIQVAYEKLFDSTSIDNYIQMDLGLEVDLDLLKKKSSGYATAKNVAIQEASNILDVENIKHLQKDKELIGDVVEKVANDWHVQKQTFYKQTGLGDDAYEKELEQLLLEQHPHDGNS, encoded by the exons ATGAGTATTGATTATTTCAAGCAGGACATTGATGAACTTATCGGTGAATTCACCCAG GATGAGTCAACAACTTTGGCTGAGATAAAAAGAGTATGGCTTTCTAGGAAGTTCTCCTACATTTATGAAGCTCGTCCTTCTGCCAACCTGGCCTTCTTTATGCAATCACTGTATGCTCATTGTATAG GTTACATGGTTGGTACCGCAACTTTATCTCACAGATTAGGTGGCCTTTACTGCCTCTACTGTCTTTATGAGACTCAACCATTTAATCCTTCTTTTAAGGTCTATCTATCCCTTG GAGAATTAAAGAAACTTAGAATCCTTGTTGCTGATGCAAAAGCAAATGATATTAAAGTAGCACTTGCTTTAGTAAAAAGAATGCTTGAAAGAAACACATTCCTTTTTGGCTCTGTTGACTTGATGGAAGGTTGTGTCACAGAGACAGTAAATGAACTCCAACAATTACAGAATGCCCGTATTCAAGTTGCATATGAAAA GTTATTTGATAGCACTTCAATTGACAACTACATCCAGATGGACCTT GGCTTGGAAGTTGACCTTGATTTGCTGAAGAAAAAGTCATCTGGATATGCCACGGCCAAGAATGTGGCTATTCAAG AGGCGAGCAATATTTTAGACGTTGAAAACATAAAGCACTTACAAAAAGATAAGGAACTGATAGGAGATGTTGTGGAGAAGGTTGCTAACGACTGGCACGTTCAGAAACAAACATTTTATAAACAAACAGGATTGGGGGACGATGCATATGAGAAGGAACTGGAGCAATTACTTCTAGAGCAGCATCCACATGATGGAAACTCTTAA
- the LOC114375544 gene encoding zinc finger BED domain-containing protein DAYSLEEPER-like isoform X1, translated as MVTVEEDKVVATPDVKNAPVSTDFQPSNDLANSENQSDHNVENSESQPNKDLSSSKAEVLPASETQASSADANEGTLPNRELYNTEELPNSESENPKLLPDNQSSNDEDPHSNQHVESEAQFNNLSASSEAPADDNHVSSEATLDQKPASEAPLKYPSTSSEAPADDNLVSSEATLDQQPKSEAPPSNQLVNSETLPNNGVLRSEHQTSNEVVISETQQSNEAVLSETQESNEEAVLSETQQSNEVVLSETQQSNEVILSETQQSNEVVLPETQQSNRVVLPETQQTDEAVLSETQQSDELITYETQPNNDVVMSDAQLSSEIVMPETQPSSEIVMPETQPSNETVIHEAQNISDVVMSEALPENELVNSEADPNHQLSHPESLSQNHQFTNLHMIPEDQLPQPESLPNSDPVPSSEPMPDIHLTDIKPLPHNHLAHYDSLSNNHMDHSEAVSNHQLTHSETLSHEQLANSELLPQYGLQNSETLHGNQLVNSQPHYEIVNASNIPSYEIVNAETPLNSEEPTPETQPSKRRKKKSIVWEHFTIETVSPGCRRACCKQCKQSFAYSTGSKVAGTSHLKRHIAKGTCPALLRGQDQNQFSPYTPRSRGSDAAGNASSAPKRRYRSPNTPYIIFDQDRCRHEIARMIIMHDYPLHMVEHPGFVAFVQNLQPQFNMVTFNTIQGDCVATYLMEKQCVMKYFDGLPGRVCLTLDVWNSSQSVGYVFITGHFVDSDWKLQRRILNVVMEPYPNSDSALSHAVAVCISDWNLEGKLFSITCGQSLSEVALGNLRPLLFVKNPLILNGQLLIGNCIARTLSNVADDLLSSVHLTVKKIRDSVKYVKTSESHEEKFLDLKLQLQVPSERKLLIDDQTKWNTTYQMLVAASELQEVFSCLDTSDPDYKGAPSMQDWKLVETLCTYLKPLFDAANILTTTTHPTVITFFHEVWKLQLDLSRAIVNEDPFISNLTKPMQQKIDKYWKDCSVVLAIAVVMDPRFKMKLVEFSFTKIYGEDAHEYVKIVDDGIHELFHEYVTLPLPLTPAYAEEGNPGNHPKTGGSPGGTLMSDNGLTDFDVYIMETSNHQMKSELDQYLEESLLPRVPDFDVLGWWKLNKLKYPTLSKMARDILSVPVSSLTPESVFDTKVKEMDQYRSSLRPETVEALVCAKDWMQYGAAEASNALVKMEF; from the coding sequence ATGGTTACTGTTGAAGAAGATAAAGTGGTTGCGACCCCTGATGTGAAAAATGCTCCAGTCAGTACTGATTTTCAACCTAGCAATGATCTGGCTAATTCGGAAAATCAGTCTGACCATAATGTGGAAAATTCTGAGTCTCAGCCTAATAAGGATCTCTCCAGTTCCAAAGCAGAAGTACTTCCTGCATCTGAAACCCAGGCTTCTAGTGCCGATGCAAATGAAGGGACATTGCCCAACCGTGAATTATACAACACTGAAGAACTTCCTAATAGTGAGTCAGAGAATCCCAAGTTACTGCCCGACAACCAATCAAGCAATGATGAGGACCCACACAGCAATCAGCATGTTGAGTCTGAGGCACAATTCAACAATCTATCAGCGAGCTCTGAAGCTCCAGCTGATGATAATCATGTTAGTTCTGAAGCTACCCTTGACCAGAAGCCTGCGTCTGAGGCACCACTCAAATATCCATCAACAAGCTCTGAAGCTCCAGCTGATGATAATCTTGTTAGTTCTGAAGCTACACTTGACCAGCAGCCTAAGTCTGAGGCACCACCAAGCAACCAGTTGGTCAATTCTGAGACACTTCCAAATAATGGTGTGCTACGTTCTGAACATCAGACTAGTAATGAGGTGGTTATATCTGAAACACAGCAAAGCAATGAGGCGGTTTTATCTGAAACACAAGAAAGCAATGAGGAGGCGGTTTTATCTGAAACACAGCAAAGCAATGAGGTGGTTTTATCTGAAACACAACAGAGCAACGAGGTGATTTTATCTGAAACACAACAAAGCAATGAGGTGGTTTTACCAGAAACACAACAAAGCAACAGGGTGGTTTTACCTGAAACACAGCAAACAGATGAGGCGGTTTTATCTGAAACACAGCAAAGTGATGAGCTGATTACATATGAAACTCAGCCCAACAATGATGTAGTCATGTCAGATGCACAACTGAGCAGTGAGATAGTCATGCCTGAGACACAGCCCAGCAGTGAGATAGTCATGCCTGAGACACAGCCCAGCAATGAAACAGTCATACATGAAGCACAGAACATCAGTGATGTGGTCATGTCTGAAGCTCTGCCTGAAAATGAGTTGGTAAATTCTGAAGCAGATCCCAACCATCAGCTCTCTCATCCTGAATCTCTTTCTCAGAATCACCAGTTTACTAATTTACACATGATTCCTGAAGATCAGCTGCCCCAACCTGAATCGCTGCCCAATTCTGATCCAGTGCCGAGTTCTGAACCAATGCCAGACATTCATCTCACAGACATCAAACCGTTACCTCATAATCATCTGGCCCACTATGATTCACTGTCCAATAATCATATGGACCATTCTGAGGCAGTGTCCAACCATCAACTAACTCACTCCGAGACACTGTCCCATGAACAGCTAGCCAATTCTGAATTGTTGCCTCAGTACGGGCTGCAAAATAGTGAAACACTGCACGGCAATCAGTTAGTCAATTCTCAACCACACTATGAGATAGTCAATGCTAGCAACATACCCAGCTATGAGATTGTAAATGCTGAAACTCCATTGAACAGTGAGGAACCTACTCCTGAAACTCAGCCTAGCAAGAGGAGGAAAAAGAAGTCTATAGTCTGGGAACACTTCACCATAGAAACAGTCAGTCCTGGATGTAGAAGAGCATGCTGCAAGCAATGCAAGCAGAGTTTTGCCTACAGCACTGGTTCAAAGGTTGCTGGTACTAGCCACCTTAAACGCCACATCGCCAAGGGGACATGCCCAGCTCTTCTGCGTGGTCAAGATCAGAATCAGTTCAGCCCTTATACTCCACGTTCAAGGGGAAGTGATGCTGCTGGCAATGCTAGCAGTGCACCAAAGCGACGTTATAGATCCCCTAATACTCCTTACATCATTTTTGATCAAGATCGTTGCCGCCATGAGATTGCTAGAATGATCATTATGCATGATTACCCCCTTCACATGGTTGAGCATCCAGGTTTTGTTGCATTTGTCCAAAATCTGCAGCCCCAGTTCAATATGGTGACATTTAACACAATTCAAGGAGACTGTGTTGCAACTTACCTGATGGAAAAGCAATGTGTTATGAAGTATTTTGATGGATTACCTGGACGTGTGTGTCTCACACTGGACGTTTGGAACTCAAGCCAATCTGTGGGGTATGTGTTTATTACTGGACATTTTGTCGATAGTGATTGGAAGTTGCAGAGGAGAATTCTGAATGTTGTGATGGAACCATACCCTAATTCTGACTCTGCTCTCAGCCATGCTGTAGCTGTTTGCATTTCTGATTGGAATTTGGAGGGCAAGCTGTTTTCTATCACTTGTGGTCAGTCACTGAGTGAAGTTGCCCTTGGGAATCTCAGACCGTTACTCTTTGTGAAGAATCCACTTATCCTCAATGGTCAGTTGCTGATTGGAAATTGCATTGCCCGAACTTTAAGCAATGTTGCAGATGATTTGTTGAGCTCGGTGCATctcacagtaaaaaaaattcggGATAGCGTAAAATATGTGAAGACTTCAGAGTCACATGAGGAAAAATTCCTGGACCTCAAGCTGCAACTTCAGGTCCCCAGTGAAAGGAAGCTTTTAATTGACGACCAAACCAAGTGGAATACAACATATCAGATGCTGGTGGCAGCTTCTGAACTACAGGAAGTGTTTTCTTGTTTGGACACTTCTGATCCTGATTACAAGGGTGCCCCGTCTATGCAGGATTGGAAGCTGGTTGAGACCCTCTGCACATACTTGAAGCCCCTATTTGATGCAGCAAACATTCTTACCACAACAACTCATCCCACTGTTATTACCTTCTTCCATGAAGTTTGGAAATTGCAGTTGGATCTGTCTCGTGCCATTGTGAATGAGGATCCTTTCATCAGCAACCTTACTAAACCCATGcaacaaaagattgataagTACTGGAAAGATTGTAGTGTGGTTTTGGCAATTGCAGTTGTTATGGATCCTCGTTTCAAGATGAAGCTTGTTGAGTTTAGTTTCACTAAAATCTATGGCGAGGATGCCCATGAATATGTTAAGATTGTTGATGATGGAATTCATGAGCTGTTTCACGAGTATGTGACCCTTCCCCTGCCACTAACCCCGGCTTATGCAGAAGAAGGGAATCCTGGAAATCACCCGAAGACAGGGGGGTCTCCAGGAGGAACTCTGATGTCGGACAATGGACTAACAGATTTTGATGTCTACATCATGGAAACATCCAACCATCAAATGAAGTCTGAGCTGGACCAGTATCTGGAAGAATCGCTGTTGCCACGTGTTCCAGACTTTGATGTATTGGGTTGGTGGAAGCTAAACAAACTCAAGTACCCTACTCTTTCCAAGATGGCTCGGGATATACTGTCTGTTCCGGTTTCAAGTCTTACTCCTGAATCTGTCTTTGATACAAAAGTCAAAGAGATGGATCAATATAGAAGTTCCTTGCGGCCAGAGACAGTGGAGGCCCTTGTATGTGCGAAAGACTGGATGCAGTATGGAGCAGCCGAAGCTTCCAATGCGCTCGTGAAAATGGagttctag
- the LOC114375767 gene encoding probable galactinol--sucrose galactosyltransferase 6 isoform X1 — protein MRMIRKKMLTMVSISNLRHSSSLPINTKSQFLSPRPHTFLSGTHLRLPDKKQLSISDFRIRRHFFNRVLPVVSFKRRVEEDKEMTIKPVVRVSEGKLVVKERTILTGMPENVVETSTVEGMFIGVDLEKEDSRHVVSLGKLKDVRFMACFRFKLWWMAQKMGDRGRDIPLETQFLLMETKDGSHLESDNDKNKNQIVYTVFLPLLEGSFRACLQGDSDDQLQLCLESGDAETKTSSFTHALFVSAGIDPFATIHHAFRAVRNHLNTFRLRHEKKLPGIVDCFGWCTWDAFYQEVTQEGVEAGIKSLAGGGTPPKFVIIDDGWQSVGGDDDKQNSNSLQRLTGIKENGKFQKKEEPELGIKNMVEVAKKKHSVEQVYVWHAITGYWGGVRPGVKEMEEYGSVMKYPKVSSGVTENEPTWKVDPLAVQGLGLVNPKKVFTFYDHLHSYLASAGVDGVKVDVQCILETLGAGLGGRVELTRNYHQALDASISRNFPDNGCIACMSHNTDALYCSKQTAVVRASDDFYPRDPVSHTIHIASVAYNSVFLGEIMLPDWDMFHSLHPVAEYHASARAISGGPLYVSDAPGEHDFDLLRKLVLPDGSVLRARLPGRPTKDCLFTDPARDGVSLLKIWNMNKLGGVLGVYNCQGAAWSATERKNAFHHSTDSGAAVITGYVRGCDVHLIADAAADDDWNGDCALYSHYSGQLIVLPHNVALPVSLKVLEHEVYAVAPVKKVLGGGAGCSFAALGLVNMFNAGGAVEGLVYEQGLVRVEVKGCGKFGAYSSAKPTRCMLGNNEVVDFDYDADSGLLIFNIDHLPQEGHRVHLVELVYSLSS, from the exons ATGAGAATGATAAGGAAGAAGATGTTAACAAtggtttcaatttcaaatctaCGCCATAGTTCTTCTCTTCCTATAAATACCAAATCCCAATTTCTTTCTCCACGTCCACACACTTTTCTTTCAGGCACCCATCTAAGACTACCCGATAAGAAGCAACTCTCAATTTCTG ATTTTCGAATTCGCAGACATTTCTTTAATCGAGTGCTTCCGGTGGTATCATTCaag AGGAGAGTAGAGGAAGATAAAGAGATGACGATAAAACCTGTTGTTCGTGTTTCGGAGGGGAAGCTGGTGGTGAAGGAGCGAACGATTCTGACCGGAATGCCGGAGAACGTGGTTGAAACATCGACAGTGGAAGGAATGTTTATCGGAGTAGATTTGGAGAAGGAAGACAGCAGACACGTGGTTTCGCTGGGAAAGTTGAAGGATGTCCGGTTCATGGCGTGCTTCCGGTTCAAGTTGTGGTGGATGGCCCAGAAAATGGGAGATCGAGGGAGAGACATTCCGCTGGAGACGCAATTTCTGTTGATGGAAACCAAAGATGGGTCCCACCTCGAGTCAGATAACGACAAAAACAAGAACCAGATCGTGTACACAGTTTTTCTTCCTCTGCTAGAAGGCTCATTCAGAGCGTGCCTCCAGGGTGACTCCGACGACCAGCTCCAGCTCTGTCTCGAGAGTGGCGACGCCGAAACCAAAACGTCGTCGTTCACCCACGCTCTCTTCGTCAGCGCCGGCATTGACCCCTTCGCCACCATTCACCACGCCTTCCGTGCAGTTAGGAACCACCTCAACACGTTCCGACTCCGCCACGAGAAGAAACTCCCTGGCATCGTCGACTGCTTCGGCTGGTGCACCTGGGATGCCTTCTACCAGGAAGTTACTCAGGAAGGAGTCGAGGCCGGAATCAAATCCCTAGCCGGCGGAGGCACGCCGCCGAAGTTCGTCATCATCGACGACGGATGGCAGTCCGTCGGCGGTGACGACGACAAACAAAACTCAAACTCGTTGCAGAGGCTGACGGGAATAAAAGAGAACGGCAAGTTCCAGAAGAAGGAGGAACCGGAATTGGGGATAAAGAACATGGTGGAGGTAGCGAAGAAGAAGCATTCAGTGGAGCAGGTGTACGTGTGGCACGCGATAACGGGCTACTGGGGCGGGGTTCGTCCAGGGGTGAAGGAAATGGAAGAGTACGGGTCCGTAATGAAGTACCCAAAGGTGTCGAGTGGAGTGACAGAGAACGAGCCGACGTGGAAAGTGGACCCGTTAGCGGTTCAAGGCTTGGGCCTAGTAAACCCGAAGAAGGTGTTCACGTTTTACGACCATTTACACAGTTATCTGGCGTCCGCTGGTGTGGACGGCGTTAAGGTGGACGTGCAGTGCATTCTAGAGACTCTCGGCGCGGGACTCGGCGGAAGGGTGGAGCTCACTAGAAATTACCATCAGGCCCTTGACGCTTCGATTTCTAGAAACTTCCCTGACAACGGTTGTATCGCCTGCATGAGCCACAACACGGACGCGCTCTACTGCTCCAAACAGACGGCGGTGGTGAGGGCTTCCGATGATTTCTACCCGCGTGATCCGGTGTCGCACACTATCCATATTGCGTCCGTGGCGTACAATAGCGTTTTCCTTGGGGAGATTATGTTGCCGGATTGGGATATGTTTCACTCCCTTCACCCTGTCGCGGAGTACCACGCTTCCGCTAGGGCCATAAGCGGCGGGCCCCTCTACGTGAGCGACGCGCCGGGGGAGCATGACTTTGATCTCCTCAGGAAACTGGTTTTGCCCGATGGGTCGGTGTTGCGGGCCCGGCTCCCGGGTAGGCCCACCAAGGACTGCTTATTCACCGACCCGGCCCGCGACGGGGTTAGTCTGCTGAAAATATGGAACATGAATAAGTTGGGTGGGGTGTTGGGGGTTTATAACTGTCAAGGTGCTGCGTGGAGTGCTACCGAAAGGAAGAATGCGTTTCACCATAGTACGGATTCTGGTGCTGCTGTCATCACAGGGTATGTGAGGGGTTGTGATGTTCACCTCATTGCGgatgctgctgctgatgatgattggAACGGTGATTGCGCGCTCTACTCTCACTACTCCGGGCAGCTGATTGTTCTTCCGCACAATGTGGCACTTCCGGTGTCCCTTAAGGTGCTGGAGCACGAGGTGTATGCTGTTGCGCCTGTTAAGAAGGTTTTGGGTGGTGGTGCTGGCTGCAGCTTTGCGGCTCTTGGACTTGTGAACATGTTCAATGCTGGTGGTGCCGTTGAAGGGCTGGTTTACGAGCAGGGGTTGGTTCGTGTGGAGGTGAAGGGGTGTGGTAAGTTTGGGGCTTATTCCTCGGCTAAACCAACAAGGTGTATGCTGGGAAACAATGAGGTGGTGGATTTCGATTACGACGCTGATTCCGGCTTGCTCATCTTCAACATAGATCATTTGCCGCAAGAGGGACACAGGGTTCACTTAGTTGAGTTAGTTTATAGTctatcttcttaa
- the LOC114375767 gene encoding probable galactinol--sucrose galactosyltransferase 6 isoform X2, protein MTIKPVVRVSEGKLVVKERTILTGMPENVVETSTVEGMFIGVDLEKEDSRHVVSLGKLKDVRFMACFRFKLWWMAQKMGDRGRDIPLETQFLLMETKDGSHLESDNDKNKNQIVYTVFLPLLEGSFRACLQGDSDDQLQLCLESGDAETKTSSFTHALFVSAGIDPFATIHHAFRAVRNHLNTFRLRHEKKLPGIVDCFGWCTWDAFYQEVTQEGVEAGIKSLAGGGTPPKFVIIDDGWQSVGGDDDKQNSNSLQRLTGIKENGKFQKKEEPELGIKNMVEVAKKKHSVEQVYVWHAITGYWGGVRPGVKEMEEYGSVMKYPKVSSGVTENEPTWKVDPLAVQGLGLVNPKKVFTFYDHLHSYLASAGVDGVKVDVQCILETLGAGLGGRVELTRNYHQALDASISRNFPDNGCIACMSHNTDALYCSKQTAVVRASDDFYPRDPVSHTIHIASVAYNSVFLGEIMLPDWDMFHSLHPVAEYHASARAISGGPLYVSDAPGEHDFDLLRKLVLPDGSVLRARLPGRPTKDCLFTDPARDGVSLLKIWNMNKLGGVLGVYNCQGAAWSATERKNAFHHSTDSGAAVITGYVRGCDVHLIADAAADDDWNGDCALYSHYSGQLIVLPHNVALPVSLKVLEHEVYAVAPVKKVLGGGAGCSFAALGLVNMFNAGGAVEGLVYEQGLVRVEVKGCGKFGAYSSAKPTRCMLGNNEVVDFDYDADSGLLIFNIDHLPQEGHRVHLVELVYSLSS, encoded by the coding sequence ATGACGATAAAACCTGTTGTTCGTGTTTCGGAGGGGAAGCTGGTGGTGAAGGAGCGAACGATTCTGACCGGAATGCCGGAGAACGTGGTTGAAACATCGACAGTGGAAGGAATGTTTATCGGAGTAGATTTGGAGAAGGAAGACAGCAGACACGTGGTTTCGCTGGGAAAGTTGAAGGATGTCCGGTTCATGGCGTGCTTCCGGTTCAAGTTGTGGTGGATGGCCCAGAAAATGGGAGATCGAGGGAGAGACATTCCGCTGGAGACGCAATTTCTGTTGATGGAAACCAAAGATGGGTCCCACCTCGAGTCAGATAACGACAAAAACAAGAACCAGATCGTGTACACAGTTTTTCTTCCTCTGCTAGAAGGCTCATTCAGAGCGTGCCTCCAGGGTGACTCCGACGACCAGCTCCAGCTCTGTCTCGAGAGTGGCGACGCCGAAACCAAAACGTCGTCGTTCACCCACGCTCTCTTCGTCAGCGCCGGCATTGACCCCTTCGCCACCATTCACCACGCCTTCCGTGCAGTTAGGAACCACCTCAACACGTTCCGACTCCGCCACGAGAAGAAACTCCCTGGCATCGTCGACTGCTTCGGCTGGTGCACCTGGGATGCCTTCTACCAGGAAGTTACTCAGGAAGGAGTCGAGGCCGGAATCAAATCCCTAGCCGGCGGAGGCACGCCGCCGAAGTTCGTCATCATCGACGACGGATGGCAGTCCGTCGGCGGTGACGACGACAAACAAAACTCAAACTCGTTGCAGAGGCTGACGGGAATAAAAGAGAACGGCAAGTTCCAGAAGAAGGAGGAACCGGAATTGGGGATAAAGAACATGGTGGAGGTAGCGAAGAAGAAGCATTCAGTGGAGCAGGTGTACGTGTGGCACGCGATAACGGGCTACTGGGGCGGGGTTCGTCCAGGGGTGAAGGAAATGGAAGAGTACGGGTCCGTAATGAAGTACCCAAAGGTGTCGAGTGGAGTGACAGAGAACGAGCCGACGTGGAAAGTGGACCCGTTAGCGGTTCAAGGCTTGGGCCTAGTAAACCCGAAGAAGGTGTTCACGTTTTACGACCATTTACACAGTTATCTGGCGTCCGCTGGTGTGGACGGCGTTAAGGTGGACGTGCAGTGCATTCTAGAGACTCTCGGCGCGGGACTCGGCGGAAGGGTGGAGCTCACTAGAAATTACCATCAGGCCCTTGACGCTTCGATTTCTAGAAACTTCCCTGACAACGGTTGTATCGCCTGCATGAGCCACAACACGGACGCGCTCTACTGCTCCAAACAGACGGCGGTGGTGAGGGCTTCCGATGATTTCTACCCGCGTGATCCGGTGTCGCACACTATCCATATTGCGTCCGTGGCGTACAATAGCGTTTTCCTTGGGGAGATTATGTTGCCGGATTGGGATATGTTTCACTCCCTTCACCCTGTCGCGGAGTACCACGCTTCCGCTAGGGCCATAAGCGGCGGGCCCCTCTACGTGAGCGACGCGCCGGGGGAGCATGACTTTGATCTCCTCAGGAAACTGGTTTTGCCCGATGGGTCGGTGTTGCGGGCCCGGCTCCCGGGTAGGCCCACCAAGGACTGCTTATTCACCGACCCGGCCCGCGACGGGGTTAGTCTGCTGAAAATATGGAACATGAATAAGTTGGGTGGGGTGTTGGGGGTTTATAACTGTCAAGGTGCTGCGTGGAGTGCTACCGAAAGGAAGAATGCGTTTCACCATAGTACGGATTCTGGTGCTGCTGTCATCACAGGGTATGTGAGGGGTTGTGATGTTCACCTCATTGCGgatgctgctgctgatgatgattggAACGGTGATTGCGCGCTCTACTCTCACTACTCCGGGCAGCTGATTGTTCTTCCGCACAATGTGGCACTTCCGGTGTCCCTTAAGGTGCTGGAGCACGAGGTGTATGCTGTTGCGCCTGTTAAGAAGGTTTTGGGTGGTGGTGCTGGCTGCAGCTTTGCGGCTCTTGGACTTGTGAACATGTTCAATGCTGGTGGTGCCGTTGAAGGGCTGGTTTACGAGCAGGGGTTGGTTCGTGTGGAGGTGAAGGGGTGTGGTAAGTTTGGGGCTTATTCCTCGGCTAAACCAACAAGGTGTATGCTGGGAAACAATGAGGTGGTGGATTTCGATTACGACGCTGATTCCGGCTTGCTCATCTTCAACATAGATCATTTGCCGCAAGAGGGACACAGGGTTCACTTAGTTGAGTTAGTTTATAGTctatcttcttaa